One Pochonia chlamydosporia 170 chromosome 5, whole genome shotgun sequence DNA segment encodes these proteins:
- a CDS encoding FAD binding domain-containing protein (similar to Metarhizium acridum CQMa 102 XP_007815020.1), which yields MAAAEPLSAPLEVHKAKDSLNEEATAATISRWSDLHVSAPALVVTPKCEEEVVEAIRLAKSKSLTIVVGGGGHGTFVPVDSSTLYLDMKAFQSIDIDKDAGVVKFGGGVATGEMLKRLTANGLYTTLCDSNTVGAVGSLVGGGNSPHVGLHGYMVDNAVSFRVATAKEEVIDVDASSTGGKLALFNALCGAGQGHGVIVSATMKVYPLTGLHLTDNKIWTRLMMFPPSALETALKAYLSLSPAPGSLYRQLLFTRAPPGTPMAGSPIVLLSTMYLGPATEAEKAASVLFASDLTTAAAHIETQMIDVTSINNALEPVNVHGGLKSTNGARLTKITPEMVTSTFAKWLAITDALPDAQRSLVSFQAFNPEVLEANGKSEPGKDKFLEARDRGFIMVVATWCTTAESNAKLIPYVDDVLQTCRKEDGATPRTIPNTMRYKEPLRNLFNEEGISELHRLKKCWDPEGLFWSPYVGAYRQE from the coding sequence ATGGCGGCAGCTGAACCTTTGTCTGCACCCCTAGAGGTACACAAGGCTAAAGATAGTCTCAACGAAGAGGCAACCGCCGCAACGATATCTCGATGGTCGGACCTACATGTATCGGCTCCTGCTCTCGTCGTGACACCGAAGTGTGAGGaagaggttgttgaagctatCCGCCtcgccaagagcaagagccTCACAattgttgttggcggcggcggccaCGGAACATTTGTCCCCGTCGACTCTTCCACGCTATACCTCGATATGAAAGCATTTCAATCTATTGATATCGATAAAGATGCAGGCGTTGTAAAAttcggcggtggtgttgctaCAGGAGAAATGCTTAAACGACTTACCGCCAATGGCTTATACACGACATTGTGCGATTCCAATACGGTCGGTGCTGTTGGATCCTTggttggaggcggcaacTCGCCTCATGTTGGATTGCATGGATACATGGTCGACAACGCAGTTTCTTTTCGAGTAGCcaccgccaaagaagaagtaatCGACGTCGACGCATCGTCAACCGGCGGCAAGTTAGCTCTATTCAACGCCCTTTGCGGCGCAGGTCAAGGGCACGGAGTTATAGTTTCAGCTACCATGAAGGTGTATCCTCTCACAGGGCTTCATCTCACCGACAACAAAATCTGGACACGACTCATGATGTTTCCTCCATCTGCGTTGGAAACTGCCCTCAAAGCCTacttgtcattgtcaccCGCGCCTGGCTCTCTATACAGGCAGCTTCTCTTCACTCGCGCACCCCCCGGCACACCAATGGCTGGCAGCCCCATAGTTCTGCTATCTACCATGTATCTTGGACCGGCCACCGAGGCCGAAAAGGCTGCTTCCGTACTATTTGCATCGGATCTGACGACTGCTGCCGCCCATATCGAGACTCAGATGATCGACGTGACCAGTATCAACAACGCATTAGAGCCTGTGAACGTCCATGGAGGATTGAAATCCACAAACGGGGCGCGACTCACAAAGATTACCCCAGAGATGGTTACATCGACCTTTGCAAAATGGTTAGCTATCACGGATGCCCTCCCTGATGCGCAGAGATCTTTGGTTTCTTTCCAAGCTTTCAACCCAGAGGTGCTAGAAGCCAATGGAAAATCGGAGCCAGGCAAGGACAAGTTCCTCGAAGCTCGGGACCGCGGCTTCATCATGGTTGTCGCAACGTGGTGCACAACCGCAGAGTCCAATGCCAAGTTGATCCCGTATGTTGACGACGTGCTGCAGACGTGTCGCAAAGAAGATGGGGCTACACCACGCACCATTCCCAACACAATGAGGTACAAGGAACCTTTACGGAATCTTTTCAACGAGGAGGGAATCTCAGAGCTGCACCGGCTGAAGAAATGTTGGGATCCGGAAGGGTTGTTTTGGAGTCCATACGTAGGAGCATATCGGCAGGAGTAA
- a CDS encoding oligopeptide transporter protein (similar to Scheffersomyces stipitis CBS 6054 XP_001387520.2), with protein MATRRMHVADLAKADDSPVEHAVEDMNEEMSKIHGVNTIVHNLAEKLGDAEDGIAPIDDIEYVMDKINALTVEECKDIITEMLKFHEFDYNFSNTLRQKLTTLLQGPLEGQAVEEWELELKTETAVNKFYSPYPEVRAITTPTDDVDTPCETIRAHFLGYTWAILAQFTNSLFNSRFPQITLTSAVIQILLYPCGLLLAAVLPDWGFSIGGKRISLNPGPWSYKEQMLSTIIVDVGLTSTYYFWNIQTQTVYYHDQWLTPGYGILLLLSTQLMGLGFSGLLRRFVVYPVEALWPNILPTLALNRALLVTEKKETLHGWSMSRYKFFFIFFSAMFIYFWLPDYIFPALSLFAWMTWIAPNNFNLNAITGSQMGLGFNPISTFDWNVLSTYSQPLAYPFFAFTQQFAGTVIGGMIIIALYYSNVQWTSYLPINSAGIFDNTGNPYNITRVVKPGTGTLDEDGFKAYSPAFYSAANLLIYGAFFAFYPLTMVFIILDAWRPLLRAYKSMMVSAFSTTRQMIVGLKNAMSSLFMGHIRDAGRHLCNIFNDNTSIYDSFDDPFTNLIRHYPEVPDWWFLVIALISFILAIVVVTNWPQLDTPVWTIFFVIGLNLAFLIPMSYLYAISGTTEGLNVVTELIVGYALPGHPEAMMFVKAFGYNINGQADNYISDQKMGFYAKVPPRAMYRGQITSAIITALVAYGVVQFADTQIPGICTPDQPSKFTCANGSQVYFASSVVWGAIGPKRIFSQVYPAMKYCFLLGFLLALLWWTTKRLGPYVRQACQTVLPAAVFTPINIVIFTPISWLKHVHPSLIINGMLLWAPVNLTYFTGGLYLSFAFMFYLRRYKTAWWEKYNYVLSAALTGAVAFSGIIIFFSVQYHPKTLSWWGVDVLSSTIDGGSGQSALLTELPAKGYFGPDVWF; from the exons ATGGCCACTAGACGAATGCATGTGGCTGACTTGGCTAAAGCCGATGACTCCCCTGTTGAGCATGCTGTTGAAGACATGAATGAAGAGATGAGCAAGATACATGGGGTCAATACAATTGTGCACAATCTTGCAGAGAAACTTGGGGACGCAGAGGATGGCATAGCGCCAATAGACGATATTGAGTATGTCATGGACAAGATCAACGCCCTGACTGTCGAAGAGTGCAAGGACATCATCACAGAGATGCTCAAGTTCCACGAGTTCGATTacaacttctccaacacTCTCCGACAGAAACTCACGACCCTGCTCCAAGGCCCGCTCGAAGGGCAAGCCGTCGAAGAATGGGAGTTGGAACTCAAGACCGAGACGGCAGTCAATAAATTTTACTCGCCATATCCTGAAGTTCGTGCAATTACTACCCCAACAGACGATGTGGACACTCCATGCGAGACTATTCGAGCCCATTTCCTAGGGTATACGTGGGCGATTCTTGCCCAATTCACAAACTCCTTATTCAATTCGCGATTCCCTCAGATCACTCTGACGTCTGCAGTCATCCAAATACTACTATACCCCTGCGGATTACTTCTAGCGGCGGTTTTACCAGACTGGGGCTTCAGCATTGGTGGTAAACGGATCTCACTCAACCCAGGACCTTGGTCGTACAAGGAACAAATGCTTTCAACCATTATTGTTGACGTTGGTCTGACTTCTACCTACTACTTTTGGAATATCCAGACCCAAACCGTCTACTACCATGATCAGTGGCTGACCCCTGGATATGGCATCTTGCTCTTACTCTCTACCCAACTTATGGGGCTTGGATTCTCGGGCCTGCTACGTCGCTTCGTGGTCTACCCGGTTGAGGCACTGTGGCCAAATATCCTACCGACCTTGGCATTAAACCGGGCGCTGCTAGTgaccgagaagaaggaaacgCTTCACGGTTGGAGCATGTCGCGATAcaagttcttcttcattttcttcagcGCCATGTTCATCTACTTCTGGTTGCCTGATTATATCTTTCCAGCTCTTAGCTTGTTCGCATGGATGACGTGGATTGCGCCCAACAACTTCAATTTGAATGCCATTACGGGCTCTCAGATGGGACTGGGCTTTAACCCGATATCTACTTTTGACTGGAACGTGCTATCTACCTATTCACAGCCCCTTGCGTATCCATTTTTTGCATTCACTCAGCAGTTTGCTGGTACAGTGATAGGCGGCATGATTATCATCGCTTTGTATTACAGCAACGTCCAGTGGACTTCTTATCTACCCATCAACTCCGCAGGCATCTTTGACAACACAGGAAACCCGTACAACATCACGAGAGTCGTAAAGCCAGGTACCGGGACACTTGACGAGGACGGCTTCAAAGCCTACTCTCCTGCGTTCTATAGTGCCGCAAATCTCCTCATATATGGCGCATTCTTTGCCTTCTACCCACTCACAATGGTGTTCATTATCCTGGATGCTTGGCGACCTCTTCTCCGAGCCTACAAATCAATGATGGTTTCTGCTTtttcaacaaccagacagaTGATTGTGGGACTAAAGAATGCGATGTCGTCACTTTTCATGGGTCACATACGTGATGCTGGGAGACACTTGTGCAATATTTTCAATGACAATACTTCGATTTACGATAGTTTCGATGACCCCTTCACAAACCTCATCCGCCATTACCCAGAGGTACCGGACTGGTGGTTCTTAGTCATTGCCCTCATTTCCTTCATTCTTGCAATCGTCGTTGTGACCAATTGGCCACAGCTAGATACGCCAGTTTGGACAATATTCTTCGTCATTGGCCTCAACTTGGCGTTTCTCATTCCAATGTCCTACCTCTACGCAATTTCGGGCACAACCGAAGGCCTCAATGTGGTTACCGAGCTAATTGTTGGTTATGCCCTGCCAGGGCACCCCGAAGCAATGATGTTTGTCAAAGCTTTCGGGTACAATATCAATGGCCAAGCAGATAACTACATCTCCGACCAAAAGATGGGCTTCTACGCGAAGGTACCTCCCCGTGCCATGTACCGCGGTCAAATCACGAGTGCCATCATCACGGCACTGGTTGCTTACGGAGTCGTTCAATTCGCCGACACGCAAATACCTGGGATTTGTACCCCGGATCAGCCTTCAAAGTTCACCTGCGCGAATGGCTCGCAAGTATACTTTGCGTCGTCTGTCGTTTGG GGTGCGATCGGTCCAAAGAGAATCTTTAGTCAAGTTTATCCGGCAATGAAGTATTGCTTCCTTCTAGGATTCCTCCTTGCTCTATTATGGTGGACCACCAAGCGTTTGGGGCCATATGTCCGTCAAGCCTGTCAAACGGTTCTGCCGGCCGCAGTTTTTACCCCAATCAATATCGTGATTTTCACACCTATATCCTGGCTCAAACACGTCCATCCATCGCTCATCATCAATGGTATGTTGCTATGGGCGCCTGTGAATCTTACATATTTCACAGGCGGTTTGTATCTCTCCTTCGCTTTCATGTTCTACCTGAGGCGGTATAAGACAGCATGGTGGGAGAAGTACAATTATGTTCTTTCAGCTGCGCTCACCGGCGCAGTCGCGTTTTCGGGTATCATCATCTTTTTCTCTGTACAATATCATCCGAAGACTCTTAGCTGGTGGGGTGTTGATGTGCTCTCAAGCACTATTGACGGAGGTTCCGGCCAGAGTGCGCTGCTTACTGAGCTACCAGCCAAAGGTTACTTTGGTCCAGATGTGTGGTTTTAG
- a CDS encoding blue copper oxidase cueO precursor (similar to Pyrenophora tritici-repentis Pt-1C-BFP XP_001938088.1), with the protein MNSLASWLLVLLSAQLIGHSAGQALAEDIPPEEAAALSKIVEDEPSPAARRGGNSDSPVYPLIHAKPLTIPPVKNPLKVLKNPVTGKDIWYYEVQVKPFQKSVYPTLRSTPMVGYDGMAPGPTFLIPRGTETIVRFINRATKANSVHLHGSYSRAAFDGWAEDITNPGEYKDYYYPNQQSARLLWYHDHAMHLTAENAYMGQAGAYMITDPAEASLGLPSGYGTYDIPLILTSKQYKADGTLRSPAGLTGDGIWGDVIEVNGTPWPFHNVEPRKYRLRFLNAAITRSFALYFATSTALSTKLSFQVIASDAGLLERPISTNQIFVSMAERYEIVFDFSPYAGQSINLRNLDDVGGVGTDDDFDDTDKVMRFEVGSGPVTDSSTVPTTLRSIPAATGATVKHQFRFHRSNGQWLINGIGFADAANRVLAKVPRGTVEAWELENGSGGWTHPVHVHLVDFRVVRRYGGRSLESLPYESAGLKDVVWLAKGETAVVEAHYAPWDGVYMFHCHNLIHEDADMMGAFNVTSLANFGYNNANYLDPMDPQWRSKPFNASDLTGRTGPFSDTSITQKINSMATANPYGDIAAVDQALGDYWASHPSPKAKRELQFTA; encoded by the exons ATGAATTCGTTGGCTTCCTGGCTCTTAGTCTTGCTCTCGGCTCAGCTCATTGGCCATTCCGCGGGACAGGCTCTGGCAGAAGATATTCCACCAGAGGAAGCTGCTGCACTTAGCAAGATTGTGGAAGATGAGCCGTCTCCTGCTGCAAGACGGGGGGGGAATTCGGACAGCCCAGTGTATCCTTTAATACACGCAAAGCCTTTGACGATCCCACCGGTTAAAAACCCTTTAAA GGTGCTCAAGAATCCAGTAACCGGCAAAGACATATGGTATTATGAAGTGCAAGTCAAGCCTTTTCAAAAATCTGTCTACCCGACTCTCAGGTCAACTCCTATGGTAGGGTATGACGGCATGGCTCCTGGGCCAACATTTCTAATACCAAGGGGGACTGAGACTATCGTTCGTTTTATCAATAGAGCTACTAAAGCAAACTCGGTGCACCTTCATGGGTCTTATTCGCGGGCCGCCTTTGATGGCTGGGCTGAGGATATCACCAACCCTGGAGAGTACAAGGACTACTACTACCCAAATCAGCAGTCAGCCAGACTTTTATGGTACCATGACCACGCAATGCATCTC ACCGCTGAGAATGCCTACATGGGTCAGGCAGGAGCCTACATGATCACTGATCCAGCTGAAGCCTCCCTGGGGCTGCCGTCTGGCTATGGCACCTATGACATCCCCCTGATTTTGACTTCGAAGCAATACAAGGCCGATGGTACCTTGCGCTCTCCAGCGGGCCTAACAGGAGACGGCATATGGGGTGATGTTATCGAGGTAAATGGCACCCCTTGGCCGTTTCACAATGTTGAGCCTCGAAAATATCGTCTGCGTTTTCTAAATGCCGCAATAACGCGGTCTTTTGCGTTATACTTTGCCACATCTACTGCTCTCTCCACAAAGCTTTCTTTCCAAGTTATTGCTTCCGATGCAGGATTACTCGAGCGACCCATTAGCACCAACCAAATA TTCGTCTCAATGGCAGAACGATATGAGATAGTGTTTGATTTCTCTCCATACGCGGGACAGAGCATCAATTTACGTAACCTTGACGACGTAGGCGGCGTCGGGACAGACGATGATTTCGATGATACTGACAAGGTTATGCGTTTTGAAGTTGGCTCTGGCCCTGTCACAGACTCTTCTACCGTTCCTACCACGCTCAGAAGCATACCGGCTGCTACAGGGGCTACTGTTAAACACCAGTTCCGCTTCCACAGATCTAACGGCCAGTGGCTTATAAACGGTATTGGATTTGCGGATGCTGCCAACCGCGTTCTAGCTAAAGTGCCCCGAGGCACTGTTGAGGCATGGGAACTTGAGAatgggtctggtggttggACCCATCCTGTTCATGTCCACCTTGTAGATTTCCGAGTCGTCCGTCGCTATGGAGGACGTTCTCTTGAATCTCTTCCCTATGAGTCAGCAGGTCTTAAGGATGTGGTTTGGCTGGCCAAGGGCGAGactgctgttgttgaggcaCACTATGCTCCTTGGGACGGTGTTTACATGTTCCACTGCCACAATCTTATTCATGAGGATGCGGACATGATGGGGGCTTTCAACGTCACGTCTCTAGCGAATTTCGGCTACAACAATGCAAACTATTTGGATCCCATGGATCCTCAGTGGCGTTCTAAACCTTTTAACGCCTCAGATCTCACCGGTAGGACTGGGCCGTTCTCTGACACGTCTATTACACAGAAGATTAACTCAATGGCTACGGCAAATCCGTATGGAGATATTGCAGCAGTGGATCAGGCTTTGGGGGACTATTGGGCAAGCCATCCGTCTCCCAAGGCTAAGAGGGAGCTCCAGTTTACGGCCTAG
- a CDS encoding mucoidy inhibitor-like protein (similar to Togninia minima UCRPA7 XP_007911461.1) — METVNKIEYKVRDLNTRSVILFPTRAQVSRDITSVNLKPGTNEITVVGLSPTVEEESIKVEGIGSSAIITDIAVDSLPNRDIFEEIYPDSDKDESESDNNNDSDPDEEKQQSPRMIDAKAKLQNVQDELGLANETVANAASRLKILDLYGTTLHDKKEGVDIQAELKKYKHEREQTFIDHVEGSKLQRDLKQRVEESKREIAKITREEAKERAKADKLKEKVREEKEKKKSLKRKRHEEHQKELERIRREREKFWPKYCYSVCITIEYNAHTPLSSRRGSFASEADVMQVSSPKSTDADTLAGPPRCDLVLSYVTSAAGWAPSYDLQLSTTNATAALCFDAQVTNTTCETWSNCKVVLSTSQATFGGLDDVTPTLNPWKIKLGPKGSSKNENHIIKSGEESSHYNNWVMAKKGNPVHKARRDMFTNAALGNDANQDYQMQLMLLEQQNKKRLAMAKLEQPQQQMMQQQQQQQQQQQQQVMQQAQFQAQRQQMARQQMAMSNALPNVPQPNMASTSYGGPIQSWSGPSPSYPARLANDMDDDQATLSQTVDFDQALDFEDSLMAETGFTTTYDLPGLKTLAPKSTSSKQRLARLNFTGVVFNHTVVAKYRPVANLKARIKNTSKLTLLRGLAGLTLDGSFMGRTALPRCSAGDVFTLNLGVDPAIKLIYPKPEVRRATTGIFSKEDSSIYVRTLTMQNTRAAAGKPVSILVQDQIPVSEDERLRVDLLNPRGVQIDSPGVLVGDPGRDARQDKDWGKATATLKKSGEVNWQVTLNAGKAVRLTMEYSVSLPSGDAAVQCWDS; from the exons ATGGAAACTGTAAACAAGATCGAGTACAAGGTCCGCGACCTCAACACTCGCTCTGTCATTCTGTTCCCCACCAGAGCCCAAGTCTCGAGAGACATCACCAGCGTCAACCTCAAG CCCGGCACAAATGAAATCACCGTCGTTGGACTAAGTCCGaccgttgaagaagagtCCATCAAAGTCGAAGGCATCGGCTCCtcagccatcatcacagaTATCGCCGTGGACTCGCTGCCTAATCGAGACATCTTTGAAGAAATCTACCCAGACTCAGACAAGGACGAGTCAGAGAGCGACAACAATAATGACTCTGATCCCGACGAGGAAAAACAGCAGAGCCCTCGGATGATCGATGCCAAGGCTAAACTGCAAAATGTCCAAGACGAGCTGGGTCTTGCGAATGAGACGGTAGCCAATGCTGCGAGCCGCCTCAAAATCTTGGACCTGTACGGCACAACCCTCCACGACAAGAAAGAAGGCGTAGATATCCAAGCCGAGCTCAAAAAATACAAGCACGAGCGCGAACAAACTTTCATAGACCACGTGGAAGGCTCCAAACTGCAGCGCGACCTAAAACAGCGCGTCGAGGAAAGTAAGCGAGAAATCGCCAAGATTACCCGTGAGGAAGCCAAAGAGAGAGCCAAAGCAGACAAATTGAAGGAGAAAGTGCgcgaagaaaaggaaaaaaagaaatctCTCAAGCGCAAGCGCCACGAGGAACACCAAAAAGAGCTTGAGCGCATTCGTCGAGAGCGAGAAAAATTCTGGCCCAAGTATTGCTACTCTGTGTGCATCACCATCGAGTACAATGCCCATACTCCGTTATCGTCTCGACGCGGCTCATTCGCCAGTGAAGCAGACGTGATGCAGGTATCGTCGCCCAAGTCCACCGACGCGGATACTTTAGCCGGACCTCCTAGATGCGATTTGGTACTTTCGTATGTCACCAGCGCGGCGGGATGGGCACCGAGCTATGACTTGCAGCTTTCTACTACGAATGCTACCGCTGCTTTGTGCTTTGACGCCCAAGTCACGAATACTACCTGTGAAACTTGGTCAAACTGCAAGGTTGTTTTGTCGACATCGCAGGCTACCTTTGGAGGACTTGACGATGTCACACCAACGCTTAATCCGTGGAAAATCAAGCTCGGTCCCAAGGGATCTAGCAAGAATGAGAACCACATCATCAAGAGCGGCGAAGAGTCTTCACACTATAACAACTGGGTTATGGCTAAGAAGGGCAACCCCGTACACAAGGCCCGTCGTGACATGTTTACCAATGCCGCTCTTGGTAATGACGCAAACCAAGACTATCAAATGCAGCTCATGCTTCTTGAGCAGCAGAATAAAAAGCGtctggcaatggcaaagcttgagcagccgcagcagcagatgatgcagcagcaacaacaacaacaacagcaacaacagcagcaggtCATGCAGCAGGCGCAGTTTCAAGCACAGCGCCAACAAATGGCTCGACAACAGATGGCTATGAGCAATGCGCTTCCCAACGTTCCGCAACCAAATATGGCATCAACGTCCTACGGTGGACCAATTCAgagctggtctggtccgtctCCGTCTTACCCAGCTAGATTGGCTAATGATATGGATGACGACCAAGCCACGCTCTCACAGACAGTAGACTTTGACCAAGCTCTCGATTTCGAGGACTCTCTCATGGCAGAGACGggcttcaccaccacataTGATCTTCCCGGGTTGAAGACATTAGCCCCCAAGTCCACTTCATCAAAGCAGCGCCTAGCCCGTCTCAACTTTACCGGTGTGGTATTTAATCACACCGTCGTGGCCAAGTACCGACCTGTGGCGAATCTCAAAGCTAGGATCAAAAACACTAGCAAGCTCACTCTGCTCAGGGGGCTTGCCGGACTCACTCTAGATGGCAGTTTCATGGGCCGCACAGCATTGCCACGTTGCAGCGCCGGAGACGTATTTACATTAAATCTCGGCGTTGATCCtgccatcaagctcatctATCCGAAGCCAGAGGTGCGCAGGGCAACCACCGGAATCTTTAGCAAAGAGGACAGTTCCATCTATGTTCGCACTCTCACCATGCAGAATACACGGGCTGCAGCTGGTAAACCCGTGTCTATCCTAGTCCAGGACCAGATACCGGTTTCGGAGGATGAACGCCTCAGGGTTGACCTCTTGAACCCGCGGGGAGTGCAGATTGACAGTCCGGGGGTGCTCGTTGGCGATCCGGGGCGTGATGCTCGCCAGGATAAGGATTGGGGCAAAGCGACGGCCactttgaagaagagtgGTGAGGTGAATTGGCAGGTTACGCTGAATGCGGGCAAGGCTGTTCGTCTTACTATGGAATATTCCGTTTCTCTTCCGAGCGGTGATGCGGCTGTTCAGTGTTGGGAttcttga
- a CDS encoding short chain dehydrogenase/reductase (similar to Metarhizium acridum CQMa 102 XP_007807222.1), whose amino-acid sequence MAQQPGIIAIIGWLTVCYILIKVTYIIGIYLLPSRITHFAHVTPNGDSPWALVTGASDGIGTEFARELAHQGFNVVLHGRNDAKLSLVQEKLQKSYPGRSFKVLVADASRVECVNCIKSNQRTQKEAIGKGAPDFKSIRAALDGLHLTVLINNAGGGPSNPTFQLLQDFSEERIANNVSLNALFPLHLMRELLPTLSQNGPSLIMNISSMSDAGFPLLSSYGASKQFLMNLTRTVSLEMTLDDAVGRVEVLGVRVGRVTGVSHCDVKPSLFMPSSQTLARAALSRAGYGHGIVIGYWAHALQGVFVDVLPTWVEHHFIQTVMKKERDTELANKSD is encoded by the coding sequence ATGGCTCAGCAACCAGGTATTATCGCCATCATCGGCTGGCTCACAGTCTGTTATATCCTAATCAAAGTCACCTACATAATCGGGATCTACCTCCTTCCTTCCAGGATCACCCATTTTGCTCACGTTACACCGAATGGTGACTCTCCATGGGCGTTGGTGACGGGCGCGTCGGATGGCATAGGCACGGAGTTTGCTCGCGAACTGGCGCATCAAGGCTTCAATGTCGTCTTGCATGGAAGAAACGACGCCAAATTATCCCTGGTCCAGGAAAAGCTGCAAAAGAGCTACCCAGGCAGGTCCTTCAAGGTGCTGGTTGCTGATGCCAGCAGGGTAGAATGCGTCAACTGCATTAAAAGCAACCAGCGTACCCAGAAAGAAGCCATTGGTAAGGGTGCCCCCGATTTCAAATCTATCAGGGCGGCACTGGACGGTCTACATCTCACAGTATTAATCAACAATGCTGGAGGCGGGCCATCAAACCCGACGTTTCAGCTGTTGCAGGACTTCTCCGAAGAGAGGATCGCCAACAATGTCAGCTTGAACGCTCTATTTCCTCTGCACCTGATGCGCGAACTGCTCCCGACGCTAAGCCAGAATGGACCCTCCCTGATAATGAACATCAGTTCCATGTCTGATGCCGGGTTTCCTTTGCTGTCTTCCTACGGCGCGAGCAAGCAATTCCTGATGAACCTCACACGCACCGTTAGCCTCGAGATGACACTTGACGACGCAGTCGGACGAGTCGAAGTGTTGGGAGTTAGGGTCGGTAGAGTCACGGGGGTATCTCACTGCGATGTGAAACCTTCGCTGTTCATGCCAAGCTCGCAGACTCTGGCTCGTGCTGCTCTTAGTAGAGCAGGATATGGACATGGGATTGTTATTGGGTATTGGGCGCATGCTTTGCAGGGTGTATTTGTTGATGTGCTACCGACTTGGGTGGAACATCACTTCATCCAGACTGTGATGAAGAAAGAGCGGGATACGGAgttggcaaacaagtcgGACTGA
- a CDS encoding polysaccharide lyase domain-containing protein, producing MPTIFETLVRRKTATMALQLLVCFCLLFSVTLGTTTPKILDPDLVFREDFESGNLDQWDIQACPNGVTIVTDVARNGTHSAKFTVSDDDKHDKCSQVPTDSPRAQLVSNQ from the coding sequence ATGCCGACAATTTTTGAAACCTTGGTGCGTAGAAAAACTGCAACTATGGCCCTTCAGCTACTTGTCTGTTTCTGCCTGCTCTTCTCAGTCACCCTGGgcacaacaacaccaaaaataCTTGACCCAGATCTCGTCTTCAGGGAAGACTTTGAATCCGGCAACCTTGACCAGTGGGACATACAAGCCTGCCCCAATGGCGTCACAATAGTCACAGATGTAGCTCGAAACGGCACTCACAGCGCCAAGTTCACCGTATCTGATGACGACAAGCACGACAAATGCTCTCAAGTGCCCACCGATTCACCCCGGGCACAACTCGTTTCCAACCAGTGA